In the genome of Bradyrhizobium sp. CIAT3101, one region contains:
- a CDS encoding glycerophosphodiester phosphodiesterase: MRAPDWLTARPVAHRGLHDISRGIVENMPGAVQAAIAGNFSIEVDIQLSADGEAMVHHDHALGRLTEASGPVVAKTAAELKAITFRDTAERMMSLGDLCAMVAGRVPLVIEVKSHFDGDRKLVKRMAEVLASYQGQAVGMSFDPDQVLALRELLPNRPRGIVAQRSYEDEYWAYLTQAQRDSMLYLRHGFQTQPHFVAFKVDHLPAPAPWIARNVFGCALLGWTVRTPEQRTRVGQYADQMIFEGFVPQA, translated from the coding sequence GTGCGTGCTCCGGATTGGCTGACAGCGCGGCCGGTCGCCCATCGCGGCCTGCATGACATTTCGCGTGGCATCGTGGAAAACATGCCGGGCGCGGTGCAGGCGGCGATCGCCGGCAACTTCTCGATCGAGGTCGACATCCAGCTCTCCGCCGATGGCGAGGCCATGGTGCACCACGACCATGCGCTCGGCCGCCTCACCGAGGCCAGCGGCCCGGTGGTCGCAAAGACCGCGGCCGAGCTGAAGGCCATCACCTTCAGGGATACGGCCGAGCGGATGATGTCGCTCGGCGACCTCTGCGCCATGGTCGCCGGCCGGGTGCCGCTGGTGATCGAGGTGAAGAGCCATTTTGACGGCGACCGCAAGCTGGTGAAGCGGATGGCCGAGGTGCTGGCGTCGTATCAGGGTCAAGCGGTCGGGATGTCCTTCGACCCCGACCAGGTGCTGGCGCTGCGCGAGCTGCTGCCCAACCGCCCGCGCGGCATCGTCGCGCAGCGGAGTTATGAGGACGAATACTGGGCCTACCTGACGCAAGCGCAGCGCGACAGCATGCTGTACCTGCGCCACGGCTTCCAGACCCAGCCGCATTTCGTCGCCTTCAAGGTCGACCACCTGCCGGCGCCCGCCCCCTGGATTGCGCGCAACGTCTTCGGCTGCGCTCTGCTCGGCTGGACCGTACGTACCCCGGAGCAGCGGACGCGGGTCGGGCAGTATGCCGACCAGATGATTTTTGAGGGGTTCGTGCCGCAGGCTTGA
- a CDS encoding RidA family protein, with the protein MAGTVEQKLAEQGIKLHEAPTPVANYVPFVRTGNLLFVSGQVCFDPAGKLIAKGKLGAGVSIEEGAAAARGCAVNLLAQVKAALGDLDKVVRVVRLGGFINSAPDFLDGPKVLNGASDLMVAAFGDKGRHARTTVGVASLPADAAVEVEGVFEVA; encoded by the coding sequence ATGGCGGGCACGGTCGAGCAGAAACTGGCGGAACAGGGCATCAAGCTGCACGAGGCCCCCACCCCCGTCGCCAACTACGTGCCGTTCGTGCGCACCGGCAATCTGCTGTTCGTCTCCGGCCAGGTCTGCTTCGATCCCGCCGGCAAGCTGATCGCCAAGGGCAAGCTGGGCGCGGGCGTCTCGATCGAGGAAGGTGCTGCGGCCGCGCGCGGCTGCGCCGTCAACCTGCTCGCACAGGTCAAGGCGGCGCTTGGCGATCTCGACAAGGTTGTGCGTGTGGTGCGCCTCGGCGGCTTCATCAACTCGGCACCGGACTTCCTGGACGGGCCGAAGGTTCTCAACGGTGCCTCCGACCTGATGGTCGCGGCCTTCGGTGACAAGGGCCGCCACGCCCGCACCACCGTCGGCGTCGCTTCGCTGCCCGCTGATGCGGCGGTCGAGGTCGAAGGCGTGTTCGAGGTCGCCTGA
- a CDS encoding cell envelope integrity EipB family protein, which translates to MVHLFRTSLGVMALAAAALSASGVHAANGPFLAHQALYDLSLVKSRSNSINSARGRILYNFAGSSCEGYTSEFRQVSELDSGEGKITLSDLRSNSWEDATGKSYRFKIETRMNETEAGLVDGSAERDGDHINVKLKLPAPKNFTLDGKIVFPTEQIQHIIAAAKEGKSLLELSVYDGSDDGQKVYNTLTVIGQAIPADRAASPDPSTSDEHMKSLKRWPVTVSYFDREVQQKEGEQTPVYAMSFELYENGVSRQLVLDYNDFVISGAMGKFDVKDSKPCN; encoded by the coding sequence ATGGTGCACCTTTTCCGGACTTCACTCGGTGTGATGGCGCTCGCGGCGGCCGCGCTCAGCGCCAGCGGCGTCCATGCCGCGAACGGTCCGTTCCTCGCGCATCAGGCGCTCTACGATCTGAGCCTGGTCAAATCGCGCTCCAATTCCATCAACAGCGCGCGCGGCCGCATCCTCTACAATTTCGCCGGCAGCAGCTGCGAAGGCTACACCTCCGAATTCCGCCAGGTCTCCGAGCTCGACAGCGGCGAGGGCAAGATCACGCTCAGCGATCTTCGCTCGAATTCCTGGGAGGACGCCACAGGGAAAAGCTACCGCTTCAAGATCGAGACGCGGATGAACGAGACCGAGGCCGGCCTGGTCGACGGTTCGGCCGAGCGCGACGGCGACCACATCAACGTCAAGCTGAAGTTGCCGGCGCCGAAGAATTTCACCCTCGACGGCAAGATCGTGTTTCCGACCGAGCAGATCCAGCACATCATTGCAGCCGCCAAGGAGGGCAAATCGCTCCTCGAGCTCTCCGTCTATGACGGCTCCGACGATGGCCAGAAGGTCTACAACACGCTGACCGTGATCGGTCAGGCGATCCCCGCCGACCGCGCCGCGTCGCCCGATCCGTCGACGTCGGACGAGCACATGAAATCGCTGAAGCGCTGGCCGGTCACCGTCAGCTATTTCGACCGCGAGGTTCAGCAGAAGGAAGGCGAGCAGACGCCGGTCTATGCGATGTCGTTCGAGCTCTACGAAAACGGCGTCTCCCGCCAGCTCGTGCTCGACTACAACGACTTCGTCATTTCCGGTGCGATGGGCAAGTTCGACGTCAAGGACAGCAAGCCCTGCAATTGA
- a CDS encoding RidA family protein, which yields MPKLDHLRPSGLHHNPAYSHVVTASGARTIYISGQVSVDEEGRIVGEGDIAAQTTQVMQNLGHALKAAGASYANIVKITTFVVGYKPELRPIIGKARSVFFEGMEPPASTLVGVSALAAPEWLIEIEAIAVTD from the coding sequence ATGCCGAAGCTCGACCATCTCCGTCCCAGCGGCCTGCACCACAATCCCGCTTATTCCCACGTCGTCACCGCCTCCGGTGCGCGCACGATCTACATCTCCGGCCAGGTGTCGGTGGACGAGGAGGGGCGGATCGTCGGCGAGGGCGATATCGCCGCGCAGACCACGCAGGTGATGCAGAATCTCGGTCATGCATTGAAGGCGGCCGGCGCGAGCTATGCCAACATCGTGAAGATCACGACCTTCGTCGTCGGCTACAAGCCCGAGCTGCGCCCGATCATCGGCAAGGCCCGCTCGGTCTTCTTCGAAGGCATGGAGCCGCCGGCCTCGACGCTCGTCGGCGTCTCCGCGCTTGCGGCGCCGGAGTGGCTGATCGAGATCGAGGCGATCGCAGTCACGGATTGA
- a CDS encoding NUDIX domain-containing protein codes for MMSKDSIRIAAALMSRSDGHVLLVRKRATESFMQPGGKIEAGEHPQAALRRELSEELGIEVDPSEMTYVGRYFAPAAHEPGRLVDAEIFRIAIARSVNPGAEIEEILWLDPNAPGSVKLAPLTRDKLLPLCARPAP; via the coding sequence ATGATGTCGAAAGATTCGATCCGGATCGCGGCAGCGCTGATGAGCCGGAGCGATGGGCATGTCCTGCTGGTCAGGAAGCGTGCCACGGAAAGCTTCATGCAGCCGGGTGGAAAGATCGAGGCCGGTGAGCATCCGCAGGCCGCGCTCAGGCGGGAATTGTCCGAGGAGCTCGGGATCGAGGTCGATCCGAGTGAGATGACCTATGTCGGACGATATTTCGCGCCTGCCGCGCACGAGCCTGGCCGGTTGGTCGATGCGGAAATCTTTCGCATCGCCATCGCGCGGTCGGTCAATCCCGGCGCGGAGATCGAGGAAATTCTCTGGCTGGACCCCAACGCGCCTGGATCGGTCAAGCTCGCACCGCTGACACGCGACAAGCTGCTCCCGCTGTGCGCGCGGCCGGCCCCGTAG
- a CDS encoding ACT domain-containing protein gives MTGERDLDALLNNMKPELQPGTFVFCSIAPNAPIPAALNPRLTFREQEGTTLVVLREEAEAAGLPYAFPSSLITLTVHSALDAVGFLAAITARLAKAGISVNAVSAFHHDHLFVPVDRADEAITMLQAISGNAS, from the coding sequence GTGACGGGCGAACGCGATCTCGATGCGCTTTTGAACAACATGAAGCCGGAGCTGCAGCCGGGCACATTCGTATTCTGCTCGATCGCGCCGAACGCCCCCATTCCCGCAGCACTCAATCCGCGGCTGACGTTCCGCGAGCAGGAAGGGACGACGCTGGTCGTTCTGCGTGAAGAAGCCGAAGCGGCAGGATTGCCTTACGCATTCCCCTCCAGCCTGATCACCCTCACGGTTCACTCCGCACTCGACGCCGTGGGATTTCTAGCGGCGATCACGGCGCGCCTGGCCAAGGCCGGCATCAGCGTGAACGCGGTTTCGGCGTTCCATCACGACCATCTCTTCGTGCCTGTGGATCGCGCCGACGAGGCGATAACCATGCTGCAAGCGATATCCGGGAACGCTTCGTAG
- a CDS encoding DNA polymerase IV, whose amino-acid sequence MSAADPAGPRCFCRDCLADLDVAVRRCSACGSPRLVRHRALANLTIAHVDCDAFYATVEKRDNPDIADKPVIIGGGKRGVVSAACYIARTYGVRSAMPMFKALEACPHATVIPPDMAKYVRVGREVRQAMQALTPLVEPLSIDEAFLDLSGTERVHGMIPAKVLARFARNVERDVGISVSVGLSCNKFLAKIASDLDKPRGFAALDQEEAREMLASRPVGFIFGVGPATQERLLQRGFRIIADLQKADEIELMRQFPSDGRRLWRLARGIDDRRVEADRGAKTISSETTFETDIRDFASLEKILWRLCEKTSSRLKSSELAGSTVTLKLKTADFRQRTRSQSIAAPTQLAAKIFSICREMLAKEIDGTAFRLMGAGVSALRDGSPADDTDMLDRRAAHAERAVDTLRKKFGSAAVIRGIAYEGPEKAEE is encoded by the coding sequence GTGAGCGCCGCCGACCCGGCCGGGCCCCGCTGCTTCTGCCGGGATTGTCTGGCCGATCTGGATGTGGCCGTGCGGCGCTGTTCCGCCTGCGGCTCCCCTCGCCTCGTCCGCCATCGCGCGCTCGCGAACCTGACCATCGCCCATGTCGATTGTGACGCCTTCTATGCGACGGTCGAGAAGCGCGACAACCCTGATATCGCCGACAAGCCCGTCATCATCGGCGGCGGCAAGCGCGGCGTGGTGTCGGCGGCCTGCTACATCGCACGCACCTATGGCGTGCGCTCGGCGATGCCGATGTTCAAAGCGCTGGAGGCCTGCCCGCATGCGACCGTGATCCCGCCTGACATGGCGAAATATGTCCGGGTCGGACGCGAGGTGCGCCAGGCCATGCAGGCGCTGACGCCGCTGGTCGAGCCGCTCTCGATCGACGAGGCCTTTCTCGATCTCTCCGGCACCGAGCGCGTGCACGGCATGATCCCGGCAAAGGTGCTGGCGCGCTTTGCGCGCAACGTCGAGCGCGACGTCGGCATCTCCGTCTCGGTCGGGCTGTCCTGCAACAAGTTTCTGGCCAAGATCGCCTCCGATCTCGACAAGCCGCGCGGCTTTGCTGCGCTCGATCAGGAGGAAGCGCGCGAGATGCTGGCTTCGAGGCCGGTCGGCTTCATCTTTGGCGTCGGACCTGCGACGCAGGAGCGCCTCTTGCAACGTGGCTTCCGCATCATCGCCGATTTGCAAAAGGCCGATGAGATCGAGCTGATGCGGCAATTTCCGAGCGACGGCCGCCGGCTGTGGCGGCTCGCCCGCGGCATCGACGACCGCCGTGTCGAGGCCGATCGCGGCGCCAAGACGATTTCGAGCGAGACCACGTTCGAGACCGACATCCGCGATTTCGCGTCGCTGGAGAAGATCTTGTGGCGGCTGTGCGAGAAGACGTCGTCGCGGCTCAAGAGCAGCGAGCTCGCCGGCTCGACCGTGACGCTGAAGCTGAAGACCGCGGACTTCCGCCAGCGCACCCGCTCGCAATCGATCGCGGCGCCGACGCAGCTTGCCGCAAAAATCTTCTCGATCTGCCGCGAGATGCTGGCGAAGGAGATCGACGGCACCGCCTTCCGCCTGATGGGCGCCGGCGTCAGCGCGCTGCGCGACGGCTCCCCCGCCGACGACACCGACATGCTCGACCGCCGCGCCGCCCATGCCGAGCGTGCCGTGGACACCCTGCGCAAGAAGTTCGGCAGTGCCGCCGTGATCCGCGGCATCGCCTATGAGGGGCCGGAGAAGGCCGAGGAGTGA
- a CDS encoding DUF3572 domain-containing protein: protein MKKPVHNPREVAEIVAIQALSFVAGEPERLGLFLAETGVGPETLRNAASNPNFLLSVLDFVLRDDDTVKAFAKVSELHPTNVAAARQVLGDALGDRTWERDVP, encoded by the coding sequence GTGAAAAAGCCTGTTCACAACCCTCGCGAAGTCGCTGAAATCGTTGCGATTCAGGCGCTCTCCTTCGTGGCCGGCGAGCCCGAGCGGCTGGGCCTGTTCCTGGCTGAGACAGGGGTCGGCCCGGAGACGCTCCGGAACGCCGCCTCGAACCCGAATTTCCTGCTCAGCGTGCTCGATTTCGTGCTGCGCGATGACGACACCGTGAAGGCTTTTGCCAAGGTTTCGGAACTGCACCCGACCAACGTTGCCGCAGCGCGGCAGGTGCTGGGCGATGCGCTCGGCGACCGGACCTGGGAGCGCGACGTGCCGTGA
- a CDS encoding response regulator: MAKTVLIVEDNELNMKLFRDLLEAHGYQTSGTSNGYEALDLVRKMRPDLVLMDIQLPQVSGLEVTRWIKDDPELRAIPVVAVTAFAMKGDEERIREGGCEAYLSKPISVGKFIETVRRFIG, from the coding sequence ATGGCTAAGACCGTCCTGATCGTGGAAGACAACGAGCTCAACATGAAGCTCTTCCGCGACCTGTTGGAGGCGCACGGCTACCAGACCTCGGGAACCAGCAACGGCTACGAGGCGCTCGACCTCGTGCGCAAGATGCGGCCCGACCTCGTGCTGATGGACATCCAATTGCCGCAGGTCTCTGGCCTGGAGGTGACGCGCTGGATCAAGGACGATCCGGAGTTGCGCGCCATCCCCGTCGTCGCGGTCACGGCCTTCGCGATGAAGGGCGACGAAGAGCGCATCCGCGAGGGCGGCTGCGAAGCCTATTTGTCCAAGCCGATCTCGGTCGGCAAATTCATTGAGACGGTCCGGCGTTTTATCGGATAG
- a CDS encoding PleD family two-component system response regulator: MSARILVVDDVPANVKLLEARLSAEYFDVMTASNGTEALALASRAECDIILLDVMMPDMDGFEVCRRLKTDPATHHIPVVMVTALDSPSDRNRGLEAGADDFLTKPVSDVVLIARVRSLTRLKMMTDELRMRAITSLEIGMQAPERSAIADAGKGGRILLVDDRPSSYERLATILAAEHTIDVEPNPTEALFHAAEGNYDLLIVSLDLNNFDGLRLCSQARSLERTRHVPILAIAEAENATRLLRGLEIGVNDYLLRPIDRTELLARARTQIRRRRYTDHLRDNVQNSIEMAITDALTGLHNRRYMESHLATLAEQASTRGKPLALMILDIDYFKSINDNYGHDAGDDVLREFAVRVRKSIRGIDLACRYGGEEFVIVMPETDLHVAGMVAERLRRSIAGEPFAVHKGTKRIEVTISIGLTTLEQKGEAVADVLKRADTALYRAKHDGRNRVVSQAA; this comes from the coding sequence GTGTCCGCGCGTATCCTGGTTGTCGATGACGTTCCCGCCAACGTCAAACTGTTAGAGGCCCGTCTCTCCGCCGAATATTTCGACGTGATGACCGCTTCGAACGGCACCGAGGCGCTGGCGCTGGCCAGCCGCGCCGAATGCGACATCATCCTGCTCGACGTGATGATGCCCGACATGGACGGCTTTGAAGTCTGCCGCCGCCTCAAGACCGATCCGGCCACGCACCACATTCCCGTCGTGATGGTCACCGCGCTCGACAGTCCGTCCGACCGCAATCGCGGACTGGAAGCCGGCGCCGATGATTTCCTGACAAAACCCGTCTCCGACGTCGTGCTGATCGCGCGCGTGCGCTCGCTGACGCGGCTGAAGATGATGACGGACGAGCTGCGCATGCGCGCCATCACCTCGCTCGAGATCGGCATGCAGGCGCCCGAGCGCAGTGCCATCGCCGATGCGGGCAAGGGCGGCCGCATTCTGCTGGTCGACGACCGGCCGTCGTCCTACGAGCGGCTGGCGACGATCCTCGCCGCCGAGCACACCATCGACGTCGAGCCGAATCCGACCGAAGCGCTGTTCCACGCCGCCGAGGGCAATTACGATCTGCTGATCGTCTCGCTCGATTTGAACAATTTCGATGGCTTGCGGCTCTGCAGCCAGGCGCGCTCGCTGGAGCGCACGCGCCACGTTCCGATCCTGGCGATCGCGGAAGCGGAAAACGCCACGCGGCTGCTGCGCGGCCTCGAGATCGGCGTCAACGACTACCTGCTGCGCCCGATCGACAGGACCGAGCTCCTGGCGCGCGCCCGCACCCAGATCCGCCGCCGCCGCTACACCGATCATCTGCGCGACAACGTGCAGAACTCGATCGAGATGGCGATCACCGATGCGCTCACCGGCCTGCACAATCGCCGCTACATGGAGAGCCATCTGGCAACGCTCGCCGAGCAGGCCTCGACGCGCGGCAAGCCGCTGGCGCTGATGATTCTGGACATCGACTATTTCAAGTCGATCAACGACAATTACGGGCATGATGCCGGCGACGACGTGCTGCGCGAGTTCGCCGTGCGCGTCCGCAAGTCGATCCGTGGCATCGATCTCGCCTGCCGCTACGGCGGCGAGGAGTTCGTGATCGTGATGCCGGAGACCGATCTGCACGTCGCCGGCATGGTCGCCGAGCGTTTGCGCCGCTCGATCGCGGGCGAGCCGTTCGCCGTCCACAAGGGCACCAAGCGCATTGAGGTCACGATCTCGATCGGGCTCACCACGCTGGAGCAGAAGGGCGAGGCGGTGGCCGACGTCCTCAAGCGCGCCGACACCGCGCTCTACCGCGCCAAGCACGACGGACGCAATCGCGTGGTGTCGCAGGCGGCGTGA
- a CDS encoding arylamine N-acetyltransferase: MSDTVLDQNAWLERIGISSPLPPTLETLNRLIFAHAHSIAYETLDIMLGRPPRLDVPTLQQKMIAGKRGGYCFEQNMLFRAGLRSLGFKITSLQGRVVRGLAIDAPRPAIHMLLKVDLPEGAYLADVGFGNLAPTSALLLAPQIEQQTPHELMRFIDVDGELTLQAKLRENWHHIYRVIPHPRYDAEYEITNWYTATHPETPYQGNIIAAKPGPNKSRITMYNTRVTVRDADGLAEKRWLATTREFKDVLCGEFGLNLSNQEIEDCIAVMKHKGTGDTPHPFFA; encoded by the coding sequence ATGTCCGACACGGTATTGGATCAGAATGCGTGGCTTGAGCGCATCGGTATCTCCAGCCCGCTTCCGCCGACGCTTGAAACGCTTAATCGGCTGATCTTTGCACACGCGCATTCGATTGCCTACGAAACACTCGACATCATGCTCGGGCGACCGCCAAGGCTCGATGTGCCAACTCTCCAGCAAAAGATGATCGCCGGCAAGCGCGGCGGATATTGCTTCGAACAGAACATGCTGTTTCGAGCCGGACTTCGATCACTCGGCTTCAAGATCACCAGCTTACAAGGGCGCGTCGTCCGCGGGCTGGCCATCGATGCGCCGCGCCCCGCAATCCATATGCTGCTGAAAGTGGATTTGCCGGAAGGTGCCTATCTCGCCGACGTCGGCTTCGGAAACCTCGCGCCGACCTCCGCCCTCCTGCTTGCGCCGCAGATCGAACAGCAGACACCCCATGAGCTGATGCGGTTCATCGATGTCGACGGCGAACTGACGCTGCAGGCAAAGCTCCGTGAGAATTGGCACCACATTTATCGCGTAATCCCGCATCCGCGCTACGATGCCGAATACGAGATCACGAACTGGTACACCGCGACGCATCCGGAGACGCCTTACCAGGGAAATATCATCGCGGCGAAGCCGGGACCAAACAAGAGCCGGATCACGATGTACAATACCCGAGTCACCGTACGCGACGCGGACGGTCTCGCCGAGAAGCGCTGGCTTGCAACAACGCGTGAATTCAAAGATGTTCTATGTGGCGAATTCGGGCTGAACCTGTCCAATCAGGAGATCGAGGACTGCATTGCAGTCATGAAACACAAAGGGACAGGGGACACTCCGCATCCGTTCTTTGCGTAG
- a CDS encoding TetR/AcrR family transcriptional regulator — MAPPPAPQTMKERILETADKLFYLQGIRAIGVDTIAAEIGISKRTLYNHFPSKDALIAAYLERRFVHARPSDKPPAEQILGTFDSLERRFAAKDFRGCPFVNAVAELGPTDRAVKKIAIAFKESRRVWFRERLTELGVTEADALATQLVLLVDGSIAQDLVRDDPAMARAAKEAAKVLLRNAGVDVGGDAKPVPVKGKRAPQS, encoded by the coding sequence ATGGCTCCCCCGCCCGCCCCACAGACGATGAAAGAGCGGATCCTAGAGACCGCCGACAAGCTGTTCTATCTGCAGGGCATTCGCGCCATCGGCGTCGACACCATCGCGGCCGAGATCGGCATCAGCAAGCGCACGCTCTACAACCACTTCCCGTCCAAGGACGCGCTGATCGCGGCCTATCTGGAGCGCCGCTTCGTGCATGCCCGCCCCTCCGACAAGCCGCCGGCCGAGCAGATTCTCGGCACCTTCGATTCGCTGGAGCGGCGCTTTGCAGCGAAGGATTTTCGCGGCTGCCCGTTCGTGAACGCGGTCGCCGAACTCGGGCCCACCGACCGCGCGGTGAAGAAGATCGCCATCGCCTTCAAGGAAAGCCGCCGCGTCTGGTTTCGCGAGCGGCTGACCGAGCTCGGCGTTACGGAAGCGGACGCGCTCGCCACACAGCTCGTGCTGCTGGTCGACGGCTCGATCGCGCAGGATCTCGTCCGCGACGACCCCGCGATGGCGCGTGCGGCGAAGGAAGCGGCGAAGGTGCTGCTGCGGAATGCGGGAGTGGATGTGGGTGGTGATGCGAAGCCGGTACCTGTGAAAGGCAAGCGCGCGCCGCAATCATAG
- a CDS encoding MFS transporter — translation MPLLQVLRPTLPILIGASIMLTLSMGLRQSLGIFMQPLTHDIHLSVSDFTLALAVQNLAWGFLQPLAGAMTVRYGFRPIMIVGALMYIVGLILMATANGLVGIMIGAGVLIGTSLACTAAAIAMSVAARAVPATVRSTVLGIVSGAGSLGALLSAPIGQMLNEGFGWRIGLAGFVVMSVLMIPAAWYAGRVDAVPLPKPAADDIGDATAASVTKAAFGNASFVVMTCAYLVCGMQLVFLTTHLPSYLAICGLDPMLSAQTLGMIGGFNVLGSLFFGWAGQRWNKLALLGGIYILRSLALAWYFMLPATPFSTLLFGAIMGFLWMGVGPLVAGAVAEMFGLRWQAMIQGLAFMSHQIGSFLGAYGGGVIYDALGSYNMAWRIGVALGLAGGIIQVAFALIRPAQPPTPVLKAA, via the coding sequence ATGCCCCTGTTGCAGGTCCTGCGCCCGACATTGCCGATCCTGATCGGCGCCTCGATCATGCTGACGCTGAGCATGGGCCTGCGGCAATCGCTCGGCATCTTCATGCAGCCGCTGACGCACGACATCCACCTCTCGGTGTCCGACTTCACGCTGGCGCTGGCCGTCCAAAACCTCGCCTGGGGCTTTCTGCAGCCGCTCGCCGGCGCGATGACGGTGCGCTACGGCTTCCGTCCGATCATGATCGTCGGCGCGCTCATGTATATCGTCGGCCTCATCCTGATGGCGACCGCGAACGGGCTCGTCGGCATCATGATCGGCGCCGGCGTGCTGATCGGCACCTCGCTGGCCTGCACCGCGGCCGCGATCGCGATGTCGGTGGCGGCGCGTGCGGTGCCGGCAACGGTGCGCTCCACCGTGCTCGGCATCGTCTCCGGCGCGGGCTCGCTCGGCGCGCTGCTGTCGGCGCCGATCGGGCAGATGCTCAACGAGGGCTTTGGCTGGCGCATCGGGCTCGCCGGCTTCGTCGTCATGTCGGTGCTGATGATTCCGGCCGCATGGTATGCCGGGCGCGTCGACGCCGTTCCGCTGCCGAAGCCGGCCGCCGACGACATCGGCGACGCCACGGCCGCGTCCGTGACAAAGGCAGCATTCGGCAATGCCTCCTTCGTGGTGATGACCTGTGCTTATCTCGTCTGCGGCATGCAGCTGGTGTTCCTCACCACGCATCTGCCGTCATATCTGGCGATCTGCGGCCTCGATCCGATGCTGAGCGCGCAGACGCTCGGCATGATCGGCGGCTTCAACGTGCTGGGCTCGCTGTTCTTCGGCTGGGCCGGCCAGCGCTGGAACAAGCTCGCGCTGCTCGGCGGCATCTACATCCTGCGCTCGCTCGCGCTGGCCTGGTACTTCATGCTGCCGGCAACGCCATTCTCGACGCTGCTGTTCGGCGCCATCATGGGCTTCCTCTGGATGGGCGTCGGCCCGCTGGTCGCGGGCGCCGTCGCCGAGATGTTCGGCCTGCGCTGGCAGGCCATGATCCAGGGCCTCGCCTTCATGAGCCACCAGATCGGCAGCTTCCTCGGCGCCTATGGCGGAGGGGTGATCTACGACGCACTCGGCTCCTACAACATGGCCTGGCGCATCGGCGTCGCGCTCGGTCTTGCCGGCGGCATCATCCAGGTCGCCTTCGCCCTGATCCGGCCGGCGCAGCCGCCGACGCCGGTGTTGAAGGCGGCGTAA
- a CDS encoding acyltransferase — MKSHLPLLDPLRFAAALGVAIFHQMFWSWAWTSIGVPGFERTVAADVLYPSAAPFTWFGWVGVEIFFVISGFVIANSASQSSPGEFLLGRALRLYPAVWVCATATFLVLLLFGSGPASELVLPYIHAMLMVPKGVTGEWLDEVYWTLAAETAFYGLVFCAMLTRKITLRHLAWGLTIYSAIFNAVALLVASCTTPSDLPYLVILMFRVPCAAFLLSHGCFFALGIWLFISANRELTALEQVAIAVTCVSGAVEIYVFASFFLTSIPAIADQSALVPIMVWAAAVLLIARAAHRNRRSASAAPAEAPAYLRTLGLITYPLYLTHNVIGSAIIRALVEAGVDATSAVWVALGMLALVCWFICARIEPAIRSALMQTLSRFGQLPKRQPAFTRPALARGLRLPLPVPAKVNVVAS, encoded by the coding sequence GTGAAAAGCCATTTGCCGTTGCTGGATCCGCTGCGCTTCGCCGCCGCCCTCGGAGTCGCGATTTTTCACCAGATGTTCTGGTCCTGGGCCTGGACTTCGATCGGCGTCCCGGGTTTCGAGCGCACCGTCGCCGCCGATGTTCTGTACCCATCGGCTGCGCCCTTCACATGGTTCGGCTGGGTCGGCGTCGAGATCTTCTTCGTCATTTCCGGCTTCGTCATCGCGAACTCCGCGAGCCAGTCTTCGCCGGGCGAGTTTCTTCTGGGGCGCGCGCTCAGGCTTTATCCGGCGGTCTGGGTCTGCGCCACCGCGACTTTCCTCGTTCTGCTTCTCTTCGGAAGCGGACCGGCATCCGAACTCGTTCTGCCCTACATCCACGCCATGCTGATGGTTCCCAAGGGCGTCACGGGTGAATGGCTCGACGAGGTCTACTGGACGCTGGCGGCCGAGACCGCGTTTTATGGCCTCGTGTTTTGCGCGATGCTAACAAGGAAGATCACCTTGCGGCACCTCGCCTGGGGTCTCACCATCTACAGCGCAATTTTCAACGCCGTCGCGCTGCTGGTCGCGTCATGCACGACGCCGTCCGACCTGCCCTATCTCGTCATCTTGATGTTTCGGGTGCCGTGCGCGGCGTTCCTGCTGAGCCATGGCTGCTTCTTTGCGCTGGGCATCTGGCTGTTCATTTCCGCGAACAGAGAACTGACGGCGCTCGAACAGGTCGCGATTGCCGTCACCTGTGTTTCGGGCGCCGTCGAGATCTATGTCTTTGCCTCTTTCTTTTTGACGTCCATACCCGCCATCGCGGATCAATCAGCTCTTGTGCCGATCATGGTCTGGGCCGCCGCGGTTCTCCTCATTGCCCGTGCCGCGCACCGGAACAGGCGCTCCGCGAGCGCTGCTCCTGCCGAAGCACCAGCCTATTTGCGAACGCTTGGACTGATCACCTATCCGCTCTATCTCACCCACAACGTCATTGGCTCCGCGATCATCCGAGCCCTGGTCGAGGCCGGGGTGGATGCCACCTCGGCCGTATGGGTCGCACTCGGCATGCTCGCGCTGGTCTGCTGGTTCATTTGCGCGAGGATCGAGCCAGCCATCAGGTCCGCGCTGATGCAGACCCTGTCGCGTTTCGGACAGTTGCCGAAGCGGCAGCCGGCCTTCACGCGCCCGGCGCTGGCCCGGGGACTGCGCCTTCCGCTGCCCGTCCCTGCGAAGGTGAACGTCGTGGCGTCGTAA